A stretch of Zonotrichia albicollis isolate bZonAlb1 chromosome 32, bZonAlb1.hap1, whole genome shotgun sequence DNA encodes these proteins:
- the LOC141726116 gene encoding uncharacterized protein LOC141726116 — MESSEEPEAEAVWSGSTARQGEANGEEKPRRSLSRRGCKGRARGSEGERASLGHGGAQRSELGPREQLQGGEEKPHKCSECGKSFRWRSNLTVHLRIHTGDRPFECAECHQRFYSSAHLVSHQRIHTNERPFCCPGCGKGFKQKSHLVIHRRIHTEERPYKCGECGKGFTLSSHLIYHQRSHTGERPYECDQCQKSFMSSSDLVVHQRSHTDERPFQCPDCGKGFNRVSTLNRHRMIHTGERPYECDQCEKRFDRSSHLLRHQLIHTEVRPFYCPDCGKGFKNNSNLITHQRIHTGERPYKCDHCGKGFRDNSNLTAHLRSHTGERPYECDQCQKSFRCRSKLTAHLRSHTGERPYECHQCKKRFLSSSNLRSHQRVHTEERPFRCPDCGKGFRDNSALTTHRRIHTGERPYECPQCGKSFTHSSSLTVHLRIHTGERPYECLQCGKSFTKSSNLIIHLRSHTGEKPYECDECHQRFYTNSHLIIHQRIHTKERPFRCPDCGKGFRQKSRLVTHQRIHTGEKPYKCGECGQSFRDSSNFSVHLRSHTGEGPYECDQCNKRFLSSSSLLRHQLIHSEERPFHCRDCGKGFRQKSALITHRRIHTGEGPHACPQCGKSFRVSSSLTAHLRSHTGERPYECDQCQKRFLRSSHLLQHQLIHTEERPFHCPDCGQSFRRKEALITHRRIHTGERPHECPQCGKSFRVSSSLTAHLRSHTGERPYECPQCGKSFRERSHLRAHLSSHTGERPYECGECGKSFMSKSKLTYHQRSHTGERPYECDQCKKRFVSSSDLVVHQRSHTDERPFQCPDCGMAFKSVSDLNRHRMIHTGERPYECGQCRKRFRSSSNLLSHQLIHSEERPFHCRECGKGFRHNSALNKHRRSHTGEGPYECDQCGKSFIHSSSLTVHLRSHTGERPYECDQCQKGFYTSSELLRHQRIHTDEKPFRCPECGVGFKHNSALIIHRRIHTGERPYQCPQCGKGFRASSHLTAHLRSIHTGERPYECPQCGKRFIQSSSLTVHLRSHTGERPYKCDQCQKGFYTSSQLLRHQRIHTDERPFCCPECGVGFKHKSHLIAHGRIHTGEIPHKCPQCGKGFTTSSSMTRHQKSQH; from the exons atggagagcagcgaggagccggaggcagaggccgtttggagcggctccacggctcggcagggagaagccaacggggaggagaagccgcggagatccctgagcaggaggggctgcaaaggcagagcgcggggatccgagggggaaagagccagcctgggccatggaggggctcagagatccgagctggggccccgtgagcagctccagggaggggaggagaagccccacaagtgctccgagtgtgggaagagcttcaggtggagatCCAACCTGACTGTCCACCTGAGGatccacacaggggacaggCCCTTTGAGTGTGCTGAATGCCATCAGAGGTTTTACAGCAGCGCCCATCTGGTCAGTCACCAGCGCATTCACACCAACGAGCGGCCATTTTGCTGTCCCGGTTGTGGAAAGGGATTCAAGCAAAAGTCACACCTGGTTATCCACCGACGCATCCACACCGAGGAGAGACCCTAtaagtgtggggagtgtgggaagggcttcacctTGAGCTCCCACCTGATTTaccaccagaggagccacacgggggagcgaccctacgagtgtgaccagtgccagaagagCTTTATGAGCAGCTCTGATCTCGTGGTGCACCAGCGctcacacacggacgagaggcccttccagtgccccgactgcgggaagggcttcaaccgTGTCTCCACCCTGAACAGGCACCggatgatccacaccggggagaggccctacgagtgtgatcagtgcgAGAAAAGGTTTGACAGGTCCTCCCATCTCCTCCGTCACCAGCTCATTCACACCGAGGTGAGGCCTTTCTACTGCCCTGACTGCGGAAAGGGCTTCAAGAACAACAGcaacctcatcacccaccagcgtatccacactggggagagaccctacaagtgtgatcactgtgggaagggcttcagagaCAACTCCAACCTGActgcccacctgaggagccacaccggggagaggccctacgagtgtgatcagtgccagaagag tttcAGGTGTAGGTCCAAACTGActgcccacctgaggagccacacgggGGAACGACCCTACGAGTGTCACCAGTGCAAGAAGAGGTTCTTGAGCAGCTCCAATCTTCGTAGTCACCAGCGGGTTCACACCGAGGAGCGGCCGTTCCGCTGTCCTGattgtgggaagggattcagggaCAATTCCGCTCTCACCACCCACCGGCGCATTCACACTGGGGAGCGACcgtatgagtgtccccagtgtgggaagagtttcacccacagctccagcctgactgtgcacctgaggatccacactggggagaggccctatgagtgtctcCAGTGTGGCAAGAGTTTCACCAAGAGCTCCAATCTCATTatccacctgaggagccacaccggggagaagcCCTATGAGTGTGATGAATGCCATCAGAGATTTTACACCAACTCCCATCTCATCATTCACCAGCGCATTCACACcaaggagaggcccttccgctgtcccgatTGCGGAAAGGGATTCAGGCAAAAGTCCAGGCTCGTCACCCACCAGCgaatccacaccggggagaagccctataagtgtggggagtgtgggcagagcttTAGAGACAGCTCCAACTTTTCagtccacctgaggagccacacgggggaaggaccctacgagtgtgatcagtgcaatAAGAGgttcctgagcagctccagtctcctccgtcaccagctcattcacagcgaggagaggccgttccactgccgtgactgcgggaagggcttcaggcaaAAGTCCGCCTtgatcacccaccggcgcatccacaccggggagggACCCCACgcgtgtccccagtgtgggaagagcttcagagtgagctccagcctgactgcccacctgaggagccacaccggggagaggccctatgagtgtgatcagtgccagaagaggttcCTGAggagctcccatctcctccagcaccagctcatccacaccgaggagaggccgtTCCACTGCCCTGACTGCGGGCAGAGCTTCAGGCGCAAGGAGGCTCtgatcacccaccggcgcatccacactggggagagaccccacgagtgtccccagtgtgggaagagcttcagggtgagctccagcctgactgcccacctgaggagccacaccggggagaggccctatgagtgtccccagtgtgggaagagcttcagagagAGGTCCCACCTGAGAGCCCACCTGAgcagccacaccggggagaggccctatgagtgtggggagtgcggGAAGAGTTTCATGTCCAAGTCCAAACTGACTTaccaccagaggagccacacaggggaacgaccctacgagtgtgaCCAGTGCAAGAAGAGGTTTGTGAGCAGCTCTGATCTCGTGGTGCACCAGCGctcacacacggacgagaggcccttccagtgccccgactgcgggatgGCCTTCAAAAGCGTCTCCGACCTCAACAGGCACCggatgatccacaccggggagaggccctacgagtgtggtcAGTGCAGGAAACGGTTTCggagcagctccaatctcctcagTCACCAGCTCATTCACAGCGAGGAGAGGCCGTTCCACTGCCGTgagtgcgggaagggcttcaggcacAACTCTGCCCTCAACAAGCACCGGCGCAGCCACACCGGGGAggggccctacgagtgtgatcagtgtgggaagagcttcatacacagctccagcctgactgtGCACCTGAGGAgtcacaccggggagaggccctacgagtgtgatcagtgccagaagggcttttacacctcgtctgaactcctcaggcaccagcgcatccacacagaCGAGAAGCCTTTCCGCTGTCCTgaatgtggggtgggattcaagcacaactctgCCCTCATcatccaccggcgcatccacaccggcgAGAGGCcctaccagtgtccccagtgtgggaagggcttcagagcGAGCTCCCACCTGACTGCCCACCTGAGGAGCATCCACACCGGTGAGAGGCCCTAtgaatgtccccagtgtgggaagcgTTTcatccagagctccagcctgacagTCCACCTCAgaagccacactggggagagaccctacaagtgtgatcagtgccagaagggcttttacacctcgtctcagctcctcaggcaccagcgcatccacacggacgagaggcccttctgctGTCCCGAATGTGGTGTGGGATTCAAGCACAAGTCCCACCTCATCGCCCACGGGCGCATACACACCGGGGAGATACCCcacaagtgtccccagtgtgggaagggcttcaccaCAAGCAGCAGCATGACCAGACACCAgaagagccagcactga